The genomic region aagcaacaagctcagattgatcaaattctgacaaatcaagcttctcagcaatcgcaacttactgaaatccagacctcagtggaactacttatctctcttttattacctgctgatgccaaaaagggggagaaggtaattaagtccaaatgcaaaaccaacaagtcactgcaaggaaaggatgatggaaaagatgaccaaggaaactctggaatgggtagtggtcatagtcaaggtagaagatttacatcaagacaagctagtcacagaacaagttctgatactgggaaaagaataagttctgctgctggtaaaaggataagttctgatgaacttctagatcttgatgaggaaatgtcaagacagttatttcttcaagaaaatccagggatggacttggaaagtttaaaggaagaagaagccagacttaaatcagagaaagtcacatctaaatctgaaacttctggtaaaaagttacttccaaaacctaaaggcattgtgatcaaagagaggatacatactgaagaaactttggctagatcacaaccacagatagatccaagatccaagggtaaagaaaaggttggtgaacctatcaagtcttatgtacctcctgaggaagaagaaattactgatggaaaacataatcttgctctgacttcaagaaaaattcttaaaacaacctctgacatggctcaagttgttcagagtcaagaaattgtaagttctgatattcagaagaagcaagtaacctctgacagtgctcaagttaacttgatatcagaagataaatctaaaacactcctaccaggattcactaaagcaaaacagactcaatctttgaagactactttaagtggttttgaagcaagagtagttactggaaaggaagctagagataaaactggattgggaagtgctgatgaaagaagagtacacaacactactgatgatccaacttccttgagtgaaccaggtattggagcaactcctgagagattgaatcaactagaatctgtacagatggtttatcatacctacttgaaagaatacatcatgttgtatttcatgacagatggtagggtttatcatataagacaaaatgccattccattgaagtattttgaagaattggagcatgtattattcttacttcaagtggatgacagaataacagagactgctgcaaactacttaaaggaacagattcagagacagaaaagactttattctgttaagtctgacagcagatatgttccaaagtacagaaatcacaatggtgatattgttgatatgaagcctaatactgcacagatcagaacatatcttggtattaaggggcttgaattcaatctagagtctaacaaagcttatgtcataagactagatcgggagttgagaaaagcaaagattaatgatctcagagctgcaatatttcaaactggtgaagatactgcagagcttaaagatgtcaaacggagaatgattgatgaactcagatatgctgagaaatgtttgttgaagaattatctcagaacaacttctgacatcagagagatcggaaaatgatgaagccaagtcgaagatctacaactgcttaaattctgatatttatacaggttgaagttgttatcagaagttgaattggtaaaaactttaaggactgtaagttgtagttatcttgtctatttctcatgcatttgtacttaatatttttgacatcatcaaatatctgttaaacttgtatattttgttaatttacaagttgggggagattgttagatatatttgataatgtcatggctaatatgttttatgtttagatttcagatcttatttgaacagaacaaatcagtacttaactgatcagtacttatactggaagtcagaacttaaggtactggaagtcagaacttaagggatatcagtacttatgttatcaggagatagatatcagaacttaagtgctgaaggacgatcagataaggacaatagctgattaaagttaagaagatcaagataaacataagaagagatatgcatgaagaaggaattccgtgaagaatggaatacttggaatagaagatatctgattgatatattttaggaagcagaattatattccatatcaattagcgaatatcttgtaactgtgtagtatataaacacagaaatagagtttacactagaagtgttatcattatcgagaatattatttaatataactctagcagctctcgtgatattttgtttatcactgagagataacagttccagattgtaacagagtttattgtttaaataaagtttgttttctgttacataagttcttgaagtttgatttgattgtaataaacactgtattcaccccctctacagtgaaagtgtgacctaacatagttAATTGAAAGGGATCTCATCCCATTTTCAGGGCTACCACTAGGGCTGAGTGTTGGGGTTAAACTcaataggtagtatggtcttggtgataaaaaaacataattgaattgggtaataattgtatgggtagacaattattatcataattgagttggataataattgtatgtgttgacaattattattataatgggaatgagtaataattgtatgggtagacaattattattgtaatcagattatgtatgtcttgttggctaagtttgtgatggctatatatacatagtcatgttattgttttgatgtatgtttgagtattgtttgacttaagtatcgcttgagtgaataccgtttggtgagattgattgtattattgataattgttttgattaataatacaagttgagacgtgggtttttccgcgtcatatattgagtgtgtgttttgcattgtttgtttggttctatacttgtgtgtgttccccctaacaCTGAGCAAAATCGAACGGAAACCGAACccgaaaaccgaaccgaactATACTAATTCGGTTCAGTTCGGTTCTTCTAAAAAATATTTCGATCCAGACGAATAGACTAAATAGACCAAATCATAAAAATTATAATTtcgtattatatatatattacatatatctttaaaattataattataatttttaatttataattgtacATATCACaatactttaattatattttagattttataatttgtggtttattttttaatgtaattttttttttgaaaaaaagaTCGGTCTGTTCGGTCCAAAATGAATTATTTCGGTTCTGTTCGGTCCAGACCATAATATAACTTCGGTTTGGTTCGGTCCAGACCATAATATAACTTcggttcggtccaagaaaaaatgattattctgtttttcggtctattcggttcggttcggttttggaccaaaccgaccgaatgctcagccctagcTACCACAATAttaaatttttgaataattattaaaaataccAGGGATATGAGAAAATACTTCTTCTTATTGTACCATATTAAGTTAAAAGTTTAAAAAACACTAAAAATCTCAAATATTTTCTCCAAATCCTAATATGTCAACTGCGTAATTACTAAGTTTATTAATAATACCCGTAAATTGAAACACGTCATGTGTATGACACGTCGTTTGATAAAAAAATTGATGAACAAATATGGGGTACAAAACATTAGTATAAaagtttttctaaaattttagGTAATTTTTTTAACAAAGATGACTTATAACcttataaataagtatatattcTCATAGATTATCGAGTTGAGCGAGGATCGAATCCTCATCCTAAAACAATAAAGGATAAGCCATATTTGTAAAAAAATTAGGTTTTAACATCTTTAAACTATCTAACCATAAAAAAACATGCCAATAAACGAAGATTTGAATTCCTAACTACCTAAATTATGTTGATATACACTTATTAAGGTCATATTCATGCATGCAAGACTGGATGATGTGATGACCAAATGCACTTCTTCTTTTGGCATCAGAGTATCCACCAAATCTTACTtaataatttatttgatttaatttcatttttttcaaaagTTGGGAAGAGGGCCATTTTTTTGATCAAATGACTACGGTGCTTTATTGTTCTTTAATATTTAGATCTTTGCATTAATTATTTAAACTAAATTAATCTTATTGTTTGTTAAAAAGATTAGGCAGTGCTAGCTGTATGCAACTTTAgttttttttttagttttttttgaCAAAAGGCCCATCCCATGAGATCTCCTTTCTAACCTACTTCCTCCATAAGTAATAATCATATTTCATTGTTTGTTTCATGGCCATCCTTTTTCTCCCACCACATTTTAGACTCTTTTCTTAACTTCTAGCTCTTTTGTTTCTACTTAATTATTGAGTTTATATATTACACATCCCAACAAatatatatactccctccgtcccggtGTTTAATTTTTTACTATTAAATACTTTAATTGAAAATTTCATATAATATATTATCAAAAATATTTGTAAGAATTATACTATTCGAAAGTATATTTAATCTACTCTAATATGtatttttcagtttttcaaaataatgaaagaaCAAGTTTTTATTTACAGTCAAAACTGAGTTAATTTGATCATCAAAAGTTAAACAAAACAAATAAATTAAGACGGagaaatataaatattataagtatagcAAAATATTAATAATGATAATTATATCGTGATTAGAATTTTCTTTTTGAAAAATTTTGAGCTTTGAATTTTAAGCAATTTTTTATTCTGAACTTAAAAAACACAAACTTATTTTGTTTTGTTATTTTGTTTTGGAAAATGCTTGGTGCACAGAATTGTGCACAAAAATTTGTACACAATGACATCTGATGAGTTTCAATTGAAATAAACCCCTTATATTTACATCAACAAGCCCAGTTAAAATATTCTACGTCAATTGCCGGGTAATCCTATGCAAATTTTATGTACAAAATATTGTAAACCTAACACTTGCTCTTTTATATGTAGGCTCAAGGTCTTGCACTagttattttatttaaattaatggGAGAGAAAGGTGCATAATTTCAAGTGATTGCTTGATACGATGATTGAAAAGGGACAGTGAGTTTGTATCGTACGAAGCTTCATAAAAGTGCATCTCGCCAACTCAAAAGCCAGCAATATGTCGATTTCGTAACTACAAAAAGTCTCAAATCATCAAATCATTAAATCATTGTCCGAACTACTCCtacttttttaatatttttttactaattttatttttctaatattAACCCACTACTATTACAGATCTAATTCTCTTAAACCATACTTTTGTTTTTTTCTTCATTCTACGTTCTTCCCATATTTAATTACAAGTAATAGGATACTGCATTTCATATGAACAAAAGTGATTTAAAGATCCTCATATGATGCACTTTAAAGGAGGaaagtaaaataaattaaataattataaaactcATTTGTAAATGTCTCGTACATGTTGATTCTTATGGTAGAAGGGATAAGAAATTTGATATATTAAATTAAATGTTTTAAGTGTTTTGTTAGTAGTTAGGCATATTTACggaaaaattattattaaatataattattttaaatcaatactttgaatatttatattaataaatttatcttttaaaaaatattgaaaaacatatcttttaaaatttatattaataaataataaaaatatcaaattaagTTTGAAAACTTAGGTCTTTATACTAGCTTCCAATTTACGGAGTTGCAGGTTAAAAATTAGGCTTCTAAATTGAGTAATACTCTCTGTTATAAAAATCGACCGTTTTTTAAAAATTTCCGATAAATTGAtaaaaatcggtcaaaaatatttgtccGATTCGACCGATTTTCGATAAATTatccaatttttaaaaaatcatccAATAAATCGTAAATTAATACCTCAACGGACCGAAGAAGTTTTTGCAAATAGGATTCAGCTAGAAATTTCAAGTGGAGCACCTTAAAATAATCTCCTAAAGTAAAAGTACGTACTGTACCACTTATTCATAAAAAAACAACTAACAATCAGAATTAAAAACTGGGGTATTTCACTAACGCATGTTCTGTGGTACAAAATTCATGTTAGAGAGCTTATGATAAAATGTTGATTAAACTTTTAATTAAAATAACGCACTAGTGAATCTTATATTTCAACTTGTGATTTATGTATGACCCTGTGTATCAAATGTTCTCAGATTACAATACAAATGGCTAACACATTCTGTGGTATATAAAAGTTTATGTCTCGGTACTTTTAATGTAATAATGTAGTTAAAATAACATAGTAGAAATTTGACGGTTCTGTGCGTTTTAAGGGGACAACCAACTAATAATTAGAAATTAAATATTGGTCCTGCATATAAGAGAATATGGGAAGAAAAATTCAAGGGGTCGTTTAGTTCAGACTTTTCATATATCAGTTATGTGTTTTGATCATTCCAATCTTATAATGTTTTGGTTCTGAAATTCAATCCTCTAAACTCATTCCTCAAATGCCCAATATATGAGTTTTTAATATCGTAATGGAGAAGTGGATATGAAACATGAGTATGCGATTCGAATATAATtttcattatatatataattctatgtaaatatataataaaaaaattaaatcgataaaacaaaataatttaaaattaaaattatattaattttttaaattaacaaaaattaataaattaataatattttaattaaatatattcaTTACCCCACTTAACCAAAAACGTGATATCAAGAATGATACCACCTTAACCTGATTCCTCATTCCAACCCCGTACCATTTTGCGAACCAAACGACCCCTAAAATCTTCTTCCAATTTCGTATCTTTAACTAATATCTCTCATCTTGTaagttttattttataatatatgtttaaaagaaacattttctttttcttcattttttataataatgattatttttaacgataaaatattatataaggaataaatatagGAAATGCTGTTGGAGGTAAAAATAGTTATTGATATCTTAACTTACTAGAATCCAATATTTTACATTAAATTTAGGGAATAAATTTAGAAAGATGTCTAACTAACTAGATTtgttaaataatttaaatttctATTTTACAGTCCTATACATTACACATCTAAATATACTTAGGCCTCATTTATTTAATCAATTTTATAGTTACATGGAAACTTAAACTTCCTTTGGAATTAAGTTACAGTTACACCGTAATTAAAAATGTATGTGTTTGGTTTATTATCATGTAACTAATGATAATGTTGTTAATCTTTTTTTTTGAAACTCAAATTCCATTAAAGAAAGGAATAATCATACATAAAAGACTCCAACACACAGGGAGGAGGAGAGGTAAAACAGCTCGTTTCTAACATATAGGGAAGCCTAGCTATATCGTGAGCTACCCTATTTGCCTTCCTACGAACATGTTGAATCCTCACATCACTACGATGACTAAGTATGGATCTACAAAGCTCAAAAGTAGTTCCAACTTCAGCCATAAACATAGTATTCTTCAGAAGAGCATTCACAGTTATTAGTGAATCACTTTCCACTATCACCTGCTTGTCGCCCCGTTCTGTAATCCAAACTAGAGCTTCTAGCACCCCTATTGCCTCGGCTTCGAGAACTGATACTTCCTCAACGAAACATTTCTGCATACTTGCTATAAAATCCCCTTTATCATTCTTGAGCACCATCCCAACTTTGAACCCTGCAACTCCCTCCCGTAAAGCTGCGTCCACATTCATCTTATACCACCCAGCAAAAGGACATTACCATCTAACTTGCTCCTTTGCTACACCGATTCCAGACGCCTGTACACTTCCTTGAACTTTGTTTTGAGCTGCTCTCCACTCTGTAACCATCTTCATACTAATATCCATTGCTGTCATAGGTGATAATAATTTCTCCCCCCACACTCTTCTGTTTCTAGCAAACCATTTCTACCCCATAGGACTTTTGTCATTTGCACCAGTTTCGTTTCAGCTTCCATCCCCAACTTCTCCAGTAACCATACCGAAAGATCCTCCACCTCAGATATATCAAGGTCACACCCACTGTAATCTCAGCATCCCCTTGCATACTCACACTCCAAAAAAATGTGACGTGCATGTTCAATATCCACATTGCATAGAGGACAAATAATCAATGTTGGCACACCTTCCTTTATAAGACTATTTTTTACAGGGATATTATTTTTGCAAAGACGCCACAAAAAATACTTCATCTTGTGTGGTACATGTAGCTTCCAAAGTCTCTTCCACCCATTCGACTCCACCTCTGTCCCCCTATCGGAATGTCTCCCATACCAAAAATGATACCCAGATTTTACAGTATAACATCCATCAACTGTATGCTTCCACGCTATTCTATCATTCACCTGATTCTGAGGAATTCTCGTTTTTAAAATGCAATCAGCATCCAGCTTGTGAAAGGTTTGTTGTATTTTGGTCATGTCCCACTGTTTAGTATTAGAACAAAAGTACTCCTTCACCTTATCACCTCTAGCACTGTTAACATGATGATGCTCCACCCGATAATCTAACTTACCTCGCAACCATTTATCAGAGAAAATGTTTATGTTATTGCCATCTCCCAGCACCCACTTGAAACCTACAGTCAACTCCTCTTTAGCCTCACATATACCCTACCAAATAAAACTGGCATCTTGACCTCGAGACGCTTGCAATACATGATTATCAGGATAATAACGTGCTCTAAAAATCCTTGCTACTAGCGACTCAGGTTTAGTCAAAAACTGCCAAATATGCTTCCCCAACAGTGCTATGTTAAATCCGTGCAGACTTCTGAACCCCAGACCGCCTCTACTTTTCGAAGAACACATCTTATCCCAGGATACCCAGCGAAGACCTTTATTATTATTTACACCAGTCTTCCACCAGTAACCATTAAGGATTCTCTCTATCTCCTGGGTCAATGACTTAGGAATTAAAAAGCACGACATACAGTAAGAGGGGATAGACTGAGCCACATTTTTTTATCATAACTGCTTTACCAGCTCGAGATAGCTTACTATTACTCCATCCTTGAACTCGTTTCCAAACTGTTTCCTTCACAAAACTGAAAACCTTCTTCTTTTAACGCCCAATCAGAGATGGCAAACCAAGGTATTTACTATCTTTTAGCTCATTTTGAACTCCCAAAATACTAGACATTTCATGTTGTTTGTCCCTTCTAACATTGGAGCTAAAGAAAATACCTGATTTGTTAAAATTTACAGCTTGTCCCGACTGCAGTTCATACTCCTGCAACAATCTTCTCACAGCCCTGCTTCCTCCACCTTAGCTTTAAAGAACAAGAAGCTGTCATCAGCAAATAATAAGTGCGATACTGCTGGAGCATTTACACAAATTCGACAACCATTAATGTCACAACTGCTTACTGCCTTATTGATTAAATGAGACAGACCCTCCAcgcaaaaagaaagagataaggCGAAAGGGGGTCGCCCTGTCTTAGTCCTCTGCTCGGAAATATAGGTCCCACTTGTGATCCATTCATTCCTACCGTATAATGCACTGTTGTAACACATAATTTGATCCACCTCACCCATTCCTCACTAAAGCTAATAATTCTCAACCTATGCCAAAGATAGTGCCAATTCACTCGATCATAAGCCTTGCTAATGTCTAATTTCAATGCCACCTCCCCATCTTGACTCCCTTTTTTCCTTTTCATAAAGTGCATCATTTCGAAAGCAATTAAAACATTATCAGTGATACTCCTCCCAGGGATAAACGCCGACTGATTCTCCGATATAATGTCAGGCAAAATACATTTTAACCGATTTGCTAGCACCTTAGCCAAAATTTTGTACACCACATTGCACAAAGCTATTGGTCGAACATCTGTAAGCTTCTCCACATTATCTTTTTTAGGAATGAGCACTAAATTCGTGCTAGTAAGATCTGCTGGAAAAACATTATCATCGAGCCATTTCTTACAGCAATCGAACACATCTTTACCAACTAAACCCCAAAAATGTTGAAAGAATGCCGGACTATAACCATCTGGCCCAGCAGCCTTCTCCGGATGCATCTGCTTTAACGCCACTGTGAACTCCTCGAAGGATAACTCAGCTGTTAACTCCTTGTTTTGTAGCTCAGTAATTACTGGAAGCTCTGTACTATCTGTGGGAGTATTATCACCACTATCACCCTCCGAAAAAACATTCTGAAAATATTCTTTAGTCAGCATACACATTCGCTCATGGTCATCAACCTTATCACCACTGTCCGTCACCAAATAAGCAATATGATTTAGTTTCTTCCGTTTCGTCGCTTGAGCATGAAAGAACTTTGTATTTGCATCCCCATCTTTAAGCCAAAAAATCTTAGCCCTTTGCTTCCAATACATCTCTTCATGAAGAAGAAGTTCATTTAACTTGTCCCTCTCCTCAAAATACATTTTCACATCTACCTCATCTTCACGATCCACAAGACTATTAAGTACCTCTTTTTGACTCTTAACTTTGTCTCTGAATTTGTGAAAAAACTTGTTTCCCCCCTTAGCTAGCATAGACGACAACGACAACAGCTTGGGAATGATGTTCATCGGAGCAATACTATTCTACAAAGTAGCTACTTCTCCTTTAAAAGACGGCTCCTGCAACCATGAGTTCTCAAAACGGAATCTGAATTGTTTCCTAGACACTGCCATATCAAACAACTGTACATGAATTGGATCATGGTCTGAACAAGTCGTATGACTTACTCGCAAAGTGCACAAGGGAAATTTTTGCCACCATTCATTAGTAGCAAATGCCCTGTCTAAACGCTCCCTGACCCAACTTGGTTTGCCTTTACTTTTTTCCCACGTATATTCTCCCCCCATGAGATCAAGTTCCACCAGATTACAATCACCAATGGAAGTACGAAACCCATCAAACATATACTGTGGATGTGGGTGTTCTCCCTTCTTATCTGCTGCACAAAGAAGATCGTTGAAATCACCAAACGCACACCACGGGATCGAATCCTTCACTGCCAACTGTCTCAATAAATCCCCTGAGTCCTGCCTTCGTTCTCTCTCCGGCATACCATAAAAACAAGACAACCTCCATGCTGGTTGATTGTTTTCCAAAATAACTACATCAATATGGTTATTAGATGAATCTGTTACTCTACACTGCATAGTCGATTTCCACATAACTGCTAAACCACCACCTGGTCCTACTCTATTGACAGCAAAACATTTTGAGAAACCAAACTTCACACATAAGTCTTCTACTTTATTACTATCTACCTTCGTTTCAGATAAGAAAAGAAATATGGGTTTCAGAGACTGTATAAGGTCCCCTAGCACTCGAACTGTTCGAAGGTTCCCCAACCCTCGACTGTTCCAACTTAGTAGATTCATAATGACTGGCTAGCTTGCTGAGCAAGCTTAGCCAAATCGAGATTCATTGATGTTGAACAATCCATAATAGAAAGAACAACTTCATTTGATACCTTGCTACTAGTCACCATATTTGGATCCATCAGCACGTTATCCATATCCATTGTTATTCCAGGCCCACTCCTCCTCCTCTTCCTAGCTTCCAACTCCAGCCCATCACTAAACTCCTCACCCGGCCCAATCTCAATAGTCCGCAGTTGACTTACATCTTTTAAAACATTCCCGCTGTTACCACCCTTATTACTATCCAAACAAATTAAATTACCACCTATCACCCGAGAATCCTGCGCTATCTCAACAGCTTTATCTctatttgttagatatatttcataatgtcatggctaatatgttttatgtttagctttcagatattacgtgaacaggataaatcagtacttaactgttgatcagtacttatactggaagtcaggacttaaagatatcagtacttatattatcaggagataatcatcagaagatagatatcagaacttaagtgctgaaggacaatcagataaggacagtagctgattaaaggaaagaagatcgagataaacataagaagagatatgcatgaagaaggaaatccgtgaagaatggaatacttggaagaaaagatatctgattgatatattttaggaagcagaattatatttcatatcaattagcgattatcttgtaactgtgtagtatataaacacagacatagggtttacactataagtgttatcattattagaaaagattattcattgtaaccctagcagctctcgtgatatttgttcatcactgagaggtaacagttccatactgtaacagagtttattgtttcaataaagtttgttttctgttacttaagttcttaaagttcgatttaaaTGTACtgtacactgtattcaccccctctacagtgtgtgtgacctaacaattggtatcagagcctatctgttaacttacatacagctaaagatccaaacacaatcatgccggacacagaaactccaactaagcctaccacaactgaggaaccaccaaagacacaaattcagagtcggtatgagaccatcagagtccccatactgagaccatctgaatatcccatatggaaggtaaggatgaccatgttcctggaagcaacagatccagaatacctggatagaatcaaggaaggtcctcacaaaccaaccaaactcgcagttgcagttgcaggtgaagcagcaaagaccgtaccaaaggagaagagtgattatactgctgaggacatagcatcaattgctaaggatgctaaggtacgacacttactgcatagtgccattgataatgtaatgtcaaacagggtaatcaactgcaagactgctagggagatatgggatgctctggaaataaggtgtcagggaactgacacaattaagaagaacatgaagacaatactcactcaagagtatgaacactttgactcaaagactaatgagtcattgaatgatttatatgatagatttgtcaaacttttgaatgatttgtcattggttgataaagagtatgatcttgaagattcaaaccttaagttcctgttagctcttcctgaatgctgggatttgaaggcaacgacaataagagacaactacaatcttgatgaaacaactcttgacgaaatctatggaatgctcaagactcatgagctggagatggaacaaagaagcaagaggaaaggaggaaagtcaaggacagttgctcttaaggctgaagaagaattccccaaagcagcttcctcaaagaaagacaagggtaaagctcttttcataaagtctgatactgagtcatcaagtgctgagagtgatgatgactcagattctgaaagcttgcctgagactgatgctgatgaggagatgatgaagctgtgtgctcttatggtgaaaggaatcacaaagattgcatacaggaagttcaggaagggagagaagttttccaggaaaagcataagttctgataagaagaattttagaagatctgaagccagaggaggaaagtctaacagaggagattacaccaatgttaaatgctataactgtggtgagaaaggccacatatctcttgactgcaagaaggtaacgggtg from Apium graveolens cultivar Ventura unplaced genomic scaffold, ASM990537v1 ctg761, whole genome shotgun sequence harbors:
- the LOC141704242 gene encoding uncharacterized protein LOC141704242 translates to MNLLSWNSRGLGNLRTVRVLGDLIQSLKPIFLFLSETKVDSNKVEDLCVKFGFSKCFAVNRVGPGGGLAVMWKSTMQCRVTDSSNNHIDVVILENNQPAWRLSCFYGMPERERRQDSGDLLRQLAVKDSIPWCAFGDFNDLLCAADKKGEHPHPQYMFDGFRTSIGDCNLVELDLMGGEYTWEKSKGKPSWVRERLDRAFATNEWWQKFPLCTLRVSHTTCSDHDPIHVQLFDMAVSRKQFRFRFENSWLQEPSFKGEVATL
- the LOC141704240 gene encoding uncharacterized protein LOC141704240, coding for MNIIPKLLSLSSMLAKGGNKFFHKFRDKVKSQKEVLNSLVDREDEVDVKMYFEERDKLNELLLHEEMYWKQRAKIFWLKDGDANTKFFHAQATKRKKLNHIAYLVTDSGDKVDDHERMCMLTKEYFQNVFSEGDSGDNTPTDSTELPVITELQNKELTAELSFEEFTVALKQMHPEKAAGPDGYSPAFFQHFWGLVGKDVFDCCKKWLDDNVFPADLTSTNLVLIPKKDNVEKLTDVRPIALCNVVYKILAKVLANRLKCILPDIISENQSAFIPGRSITDNVLIAFEMMHFMKRKKGSQDGEVALKLDISKAYDRVNWHYLWHRLRIISFSEEWVRWIKLCVTTVHYTVGMNGSQVGPIFPSRGLRQGDPLSPYLFLFAWREIERILNGYWWKTGVNNNKGLRWVSWDKMCSSKSRGGLGFRSLHGFNIALLGKHIWQFLTKPESLVARIFRARYYPDNHGICEAKEELTVGFKWVLGDGNNINIFSDKWLRGKLDYRVEHHHVNSARGDKVKEYFCSNTKQWDMTKIQQTFHKLDADCILKTRIPQNQVNDRIAWKHTVDGCYTVKSGYHFWYGRHSDRGTEVESNGWKRLWKLHVPHKMKYFLWRLCKNNIPVKNSLIKEGVPTLIICPLCNVDIEHARHIFLECEYARGC